The window GCACCTGTGATGAgacatccgcaggtgcgattatgatagCTGAGTTAAACTTCAACAATTCCTCCAATTTCCAAACTTGTTCCGTTAATCACTTGAAATTACCCTGAGGCCCTCGGaaactcaaccaaacataccaacatatcccactatatcatacgaacttagttgagcctttgaatcactcaaaacaacatcataactccaaattaccctcggattcaagcctaagaacttctaaactttcaaatttgacaaccgatgccgaaaccaaccaaaccatgtctgaatgacctcgagttttacacacacatcacaaatgacaccacgaacccaTTCTAACTTTCGGAAATACATTCCGAtcctgatatcaaattttccactgtcgACCgaaattgcataatttttaactttcgccaatgcaagcctaattctaccacatgCCTCTAAATCTCATTCCGAAtgcactcccaagtccaaaatcacctaacagagctaacaaaatcatcaaaattcatatccgaggtcgtttacatataagtcaacatccgattgacttttctaacttaagtttctactttagAGACTGAGTGTCTCAATTTACTCCGAAACAACTccagactcgaaccaactaacccgatatatcataatatagctaaaaagcacaaaaagaagcagaaatggggaaaataaggctataactctcgaaatgaccggccaggtcgttacagtaCCCTATCAAACACAATAACacgcgagggttgtcttttacaccccttCGAACCTTCTTTAAAAATTACTTATCTTAagagaatggctttgtcaggtcaactaAACATAGGTCATATTGCATAAACCTTAGGTAGGTCagtccttggcatcgacacacaaTTAGGAAAGTCACCCTAATGCCAACGGGCATGCACCCAACGACATGACTTTGTGAAAAGACAAACTAATCATGATGAGACACTTAAGACCCAAAGCAAACATTTATCAAACCTATTTTCTCTACCCTCTTGAGAAatggaaatcaaccaaaacatccccAAGACCAATATGGTGATGGGAGCACCGCATAAGCTAAAGTAGTGGTGGAAAAACATCCGTTGAGAGTATGGAGACCAAATCAGGGCACACCTAGGAGCATTGACTGCCTTGCTAAACATTAGGGATGACAAGGTGCTTACTTGCTTACTGATAGAGTTTTGGGACCCGGCCAAAGTGTTTTACATGTTTGCTGATTATGAGTTGGTGCCAACGTTGGAAGAAGTTACCGGTTTCACTGAACTGTCATTTACTGGGAGGAAGCTGATACTACCGGTCACCATGCCCGGCTGCAGGTTTCTCGATGCTTTGGATTTGGCAAATAGTCAAGGTTTAACAAATATTGAAGATGGATGGGTAATCGTGGACCAATTGCTCGGTAGGTTCGAATAGCGTGAAAGCTATGAATGGTATTTGGGAGAATTTCAGTGTGATCAGGCAACTTGGGAATGTCTCCGACCCATAGCCTTCTCTTTGGCATTACTGGGATTGCTGGTTTTCCCGCAAAGAAGAGGACAGATCAATATCAACTTGCTGCTTGTGGTTTTGGCAACATATTGGGGCAACCTCCAAGCCACTTTGGTACCTATGGTGTTAGCAGAAATTCTCAGAGCATTGTCTGCATGTTCCCAGGGGTACGATTGCTTCAAGGGTTGCAATCTATTGCTTCAAATCTGGGCCACTGAGCACTTATTTCAAAGAGAGCCCACGGTTGACTACTTTGTGGGCTCTAGTAACATGATTCAAAGTCACAGTGATAGAATGAGACATTGGGCCTCCCCGCACGGACAGGAAGAGGAGAGAGTTGCTGACCAACTTAAGCGGAGAGTGGATCAACTAGAAGCTATCGTGACCAAGAGGCAGGGCAATCCTAAGGACTCCCCAGAAGTATTTTATCGAGCTGATAGGACTCGAGGGCATTGGGCCATACTCACCCCTACGAGTTCTTAGAGAGTTCGGGTTGATTCAGGATGTACCTCTCTGGACGAGGACGACATTTTATGAAGATGAGTACAGTGGGAAAATCTTGATACCAAGGATAAGGAGGCTTCAGGAGGAGTGGAACGATCTAGTCACAATGTCAATGGGTCAGAATTCGTGGTGCATTCCAGAATAGTATGTCTGGATCAATTAAGAAGATGAGCTAGCCCGACCAAGCCGGAAAGGAATagcatggctggatgatgcagtGATGGCTTTGCAAATCTATCATGAGATTTTACCACACTACCTCGTGACTACCCCCATGTATCGCCAAGTGGTCTCGGGGTCAATTGATCACATTCTGCTACCTCTCGATGATGATGACTGAGTTGTTTAATCTATACATATTGAGTTTGAGACAGAACCAGAGGAAGACCCAGAAGAAGTGCCTGAGTTCAATGATGATGAATACGAATTTGAAGAAGACCCGGAGGAAGAAccgaaggaagaagaagagatggGGAATGATTCCGGAGATGGTTATTAGAAGTCGGTTAATTTCACCCCTTTTCCCACTTTGTATCTTTTATCATGAACCTTCCCTTTACCTAAGGGCAAGTTTATTTGAGCCCATATAATCCTATGAATGTTGAAAACAATGATGTAACCTTTGCTCCCGCCTATTACAATCCAATTATTATATATGAAAAGCAAAAATTTGCTTCGGATCTAAATATgtcaaatataattatttgtgAAATATTCGCGATTTAGACCTACCTATGGCAAAGAGAGGTCCCACGAATTTTAGGAAACGCATTTTCCTGAATACGTGAACTAACTACTCTGTGTTCCCATACTTGTGCAAACACTAAAACTGACttctgttcttttttcttttcttttcttgtattACTTTGTTATTATTCCGCaaaagaaagttggtttgtgtTGACCCAAAACTGGCGGAGCCACCATACAACTTGAGATCGAAAGGGAAGATGACTGTGACAAATAACTCATCCGAACACGCCTTGGTGATATCTGGTAGCTCGAGGCGACAGGGAGAGAAGGATGACACAAAGAATGACGAAAATAGGGCTAGGATGGCCCAAGAGATGGAATCATTGAGGGAGGAAGTACAACAAATTCGGGAATTGGCACATCTGGCCATGACGATGATCCCACAACCACCCCATTTTCCTTCCTTAGATTCAATTCTCGATAACTTTCCTTCCACTACTCATCAAGCTAACAATACCCTCACTTCAGTCTCTACTACCCAGATCATTCCCACAGTAACCCCTGCACACCCACCAAACCCTTCCATACACACCCCTTACGTACCAAATTACGTTCAAACACCTCAAAACATACTAGTTGCTACCAACAAAGTTCGCACCCCTCCTCGTGATGGCGTCACTTTCACCACTAACCAAAACCAGCACATACCCATGGCACATACCGCTGTACATGAGTGATATGTTCCTCCCGTATATGTCATTTTAGAACCCACCTTCACAGTGCCCGTCACAATCAGGTTGCCTTATGAAGTTGATCAATAGGCCGAGATAGAAAGGGAAGCTAAATATAAGGAGGAAGAATCAGTGTTTGAACAATTGCAAGCACTGGgaaaacaaatgaagaacctTCAGGTCGCTCGAGGGAGTGATACTCTAGATTATGAGGATCTTTGTATCCACCCTGATGTGGACATACCAATAGAAACCCAATAGCAACACCTTGGCTACCATTTTATCACCTGCATGATGACCACCGTAAGGCGATACATGACAGTCATGTAAGATAGCATTTATTTCAGATTCAGGCACACATCTTCTCATTAACTGATCGGTACAAGATTTGAACATAAACGGCTCATCCCACACATATGATCTCACATCTCGCAAGAACTTCTTTTTAGCATGAGGTTCAGGTCAGGCATCATTTCTCCACTTGCCAGATAGATTACAAAATATGcataccatggcacctcccctgtAGGAACGACCAACAATTGCTCATCCGGGAAGGTTTCCCTCAGCTACATGATTCCGAGTTTCTAAcctggacaagtgatcagccagTTGATTCTCTATTCCTTTACGGTGATCTCCAAGTCAAATTCCTGCAAGAGTAAAACCCAATGGATTAGCCTTGGTTTAGCATCTTTCTTTTTCGAACAAATACCTGATGGTTGCATGGTTtatgtagacgatgactttggtgccAACCAAATAGGACCGAAATTTATCGAACGCCCACACTACaacaagcaactccttttcagtcatAGTATAATTTATTTGAGCAGGAGTGAgagtcttgcttgcgtagtatcACACATCAGCTCGAATGGCTCGTTCCagtcatgagccactatgatTGGTACACTCACTAACTTCTTTTCAGCTTCTCAGATTCTTTCGGACAAGCATCGTCAAACATGAATGGCACATCCTTCTCTAACAACCTGCACAAATGAGAGTAGATTTTTTAGAAATCCTTTATAAATCGGAGACAAAAGCCTGCATGTCCCAGTAAACTCCGAACTCATTTCGCTGAAACTAGCGGCGGAAActtttcaattgcttccaccttAGCCTTGTCAACTTCCATTCCATCtttggacaccttgtgccccaGCACTATACCTTCACGCACCATAAAATGGTACTTTTCCCAATTCAGTACCAGATTAGTCTCCTCgcacctagcaagcactttagCAAGATTGGTCAAGCATTCATCAAAAGAGGGACCAAACACATAAAAATAATCCATAAAGACCTCAACACATtgttccaccatatcggtgaaaatagccatcgtACACCATTGAAAAGTCGCATGTGCATTATATAATCCGAATGCCATTCTCTTAAATGCATATGTGCCATAAGGGCATGTAAAAgttgtcttttcttgatcttcgGGGGCAacagcaatctgattataccctgaaTAGCCGTCAAGGAAACAATAACATTCCTGTCCGGCTAACCTGTtaagcatttgatcaatgaaggGGAGAGGGAAGTGATCTTTTCGTGGAGCATTATTCAACTTCCTATAATCTATGCATATTCGCCCACCAGTCACATTCCTAGTTGAGATTAATTCATTTTGTTCATTCACTACAATAGTCATACCCCCTTTTTAGGTACAAATTGTACAAGGCTTACCCACCTACTATCGGAGAAAGGAAATACTATACCTGCGTCGAgccatttaatcacttcttttcttaccacctctttcatgattgaATTTAGGCGGCATTGATGTTCCACGCTAGGCTTGTGTCCCTCCTCCATTagtattttgtgcatgcaaaatgcaggGCTAATACCCTTTATGTCAAACATAGTCCAACCAATGGCATGCTTGTGCTCCCTCAAtacccttaatagcttttcttcctgcaagTTAGACAAATGAGAAGAAAAATCATAAGCAAAGTGTTAGAACTTCCCAGATATGCATAATGAAGATGAGATGGTAAGGGTTTAAATTCCAGTTTCGAGGCCTCCTCAACTGAGGGTTTAGGGGCGGGCCGATTGGCCTATCAAGAggctcaaattgagatctttctcTTATGTATTCATAAGATGCATCCAGAATTTGCAACATCTCctcaacctcttcttcaagttccAAGTGATTGAATAACATCAATGCCTTTTCTAGTGCATCTTCTTTAAACGCACTTGGCTCCACAACTGGTTCATTTATCTCCAACACAGAAATCTTGGCAAGGTCATCGTAATGACGAGGCAACTAAATGGCTCGATATATATTTAATACTTCTACTTCATTATACACCCTCATGATCATCTTACCTTCTCAGACTTTGATAATTGCATTTCCAGTGGCCAAGAGAGGCCGTCCCAAGATGATTGGAACTAACTCATCAGCCTCGTAGTCCAGGATGATAAAATCTGCAGGGAAAATAAACTTTCCAATCTGTAGAAAGACGTCTTCAATCACCCCCTCAAAGATAAACATAAGATCTATCAGCTAACTGTAGAATCATCGTGGTGGGTCTCAGAGCTCCTAAGCCCAATTGTTTGAACACTGACAATGTCATCAGATTGATACTTGCACCTAAATCACACAAGGCTCTACCCACGTCGATCACACCAATCCTCACGGGGATGGTAAAACTACccggatccttaagcttttgtgAAAGCTTGTAATGATTCctggaagtgcactcctcagtaagtgcgaTGGTTTCAAACTCAGTTAACCTCCTTTTATTTGCCACTATATCCTTAatatattttgcatattttggGACATCACAGAGCATGTCCATCAAAGGGATGTTCAAGTGTATCTGCTTTAGCATATCTAGAAATTTGTGAAACATGTGGtcatcattcttctttctcaataTTTGAGGAAAAGGGGTAGGCACCCGCTCTGATATATGCTCAGACTCTATTTTGTTTTTCTCATCTACCTCTACAGGTTTTGGCACTCTTTCTTTTTCGAGCCCAGACGGCTCCATTTTCTTCTTAGGCACTTCTACCAACTCTCTCCCATTTCTCAACGTCACTGCATTGACTTGAGAATTTTTCTCTGTCTCACTTGGGAGAGCTCCAGCAGGTCTAGTGTTCTGATTGTTATCCATTTTCCCAAGTTGTCTCTGTAGATTTCTGAACTCTGTGCATAATTGTTCATTCTCAACCCTAACTTGTTGGTTCTCTGACATAACTTTCTGATTGTCTATCAAGTGCTTTTTCATCATGTCATTCAAACTCTCCTCTGCTTGCTATGAAGGTTGAGGTGGATGATTGTAATTCGCTTGAGGTCTGATATtctgatttccaccccaagagaaattaggatgattcctccagttcggGTTGTATGTGTTACCATATTGAGCATGTTGATTCATCAGCCCTCTAGCTTGTTTCCCCATATAGTAGATGGATTTAGGATTCCCGAGGCATATATCACTTGTGTGACCTTTACCACATAACTCGCAGCAAGTAGACATCTATTGCACATGCTGCATCTGTTATGCTTGGtgcattgtcattttattcatcTGATTTTCTTATCTCGCTATATCTGCCCTCATAGCTAAGAAATCATCAAGCTCAATTACACCTACTGCCTTCTGTTTACGTCCTCTTTGTGGTTTCCCATCTCTTTGCCAATTattatcattagcagtgaaattgtTTAGCATAATCTGGATTTCACTATACGGGCTTGCCATGCATCTACCCCCACATGCTGAGTCAAGATTCTTCTTTGATGTCTCGTCCAACCCATTAATGAAAGTGTGACCCAACACCTaatcagtctgacaatgatgtgggcagtttctgagtagcttcttgtatctttcccaagcttgacgagtAGTCTCGCCATCTCGTTGTagaaacccaagaatctggctcctcagcgactttgtcttcttagtgagaaaaaacttgattaagaattttcatgctagatcatcccaattgTGGATCGAGTTTGTGAGCTCCTTCTGCAACCATTCTTTGGCTTCCCCCAGaagtgaaaagggaaatagcGTCAGTCTGACGTATTCTTTGGAAACATCCGGATAATTATAAGTATCCATCATTTCCAAAAAATTCTTAATGTGTCATTGCGGATATGCATGAAATAGACCCACATACtgccctgtggactgaatcagttgtaccatgtactgtttgaacTCAAAGTGGACCGTTATATTAGGCTTCActatagcctgagtcatattatcaAGATTAGGCCTTGCAGCCTCTATCACTAGTCGCTCTTCATTACCTACCATCTCTAGTGGATGAGGTTGAACTATGATGTCCAACTCTCCTTCTATTCTAGTTCTAGATTCGACTTCCCTCCCTACCCTGCGAAGAGTTCGTTCTatttcaggatcaagaggaaggaggTTGTTCgagcttctactcctccgcatccaagagaagagcctgcgttaacacaaataaagcaaactgaaaattaaaacatGAACAAATAACGAATAAAATCTTAacttaaataaacaatcaataactaaTTCCCCCACAAAGGTGCCAAAAAATtattggttccccaagtacacgcaagaATACGTGGCCGTTatgtaataaagtgactcgaacgtcggatgtcgaacccatagAGACTTAGATTAATTGTTACTTAagcaaaataaaatcaattaactGTCTAAGATAATCAAAAATATTCTTTTACTACTAACCTACTTTTGTAGAAGTTGAACAAGTAATTCGCTAATTTATCAAGGATGCAAACATGTGTTTTTGGATTTTACTCAGATGAGATGAAGATTATAGGGTTGTGGTCGATTTATCAATCTTATTAAGTTCAATGACCACACTTGTTAATCCAGATTATCAATGGTTGCTAATTGAC is drawn from Nicotiana tabacum cultivar K326 chromosome 9, ASM71507v2, whole genome shotgun sequence and contains these coding sequences:
- the LOC142163873 gene encoding uncharacterized protein LOC142163873, whose amino-acid sequence is MMKKHLIDNQKVMSENQQVRVENEQLCTEFRNLQRQLGKMDNNQNTRPAGALPSETEKNSQVNAVTLRNGRELVEVPKKKMEPSGLEKERVPKPVEVDEKNKIESEHISERVPTPFPQILRKKNDDHMFHKFLDMLKQIHLNIPLMDMLCDVPKYAKYIKDIVANKRRLTEFETIALTEECTSRNHYKLSQKLKDPGSFTIPVRIGVIDVGRALCDLGASINLMTLSVFKQLGLGALRPTTMILQLADRSYVYL